The DNA window GCCCAAGCAATGCCACATACAATCGCCCACAAGACACTCATGGGATCCGATACCTGTTGCTCAGGAGTTAGTGCATAACTGATCTTAGGGCCAAATACTGTGTAAAAGGCATATGATCCAGACAAGAATGCAAGAACAGAGGTGGCTAAGATCACCCCTCCGATACCTTCTGCTTTGACGCGTTCTGAATGTGGGCATCTTCTGATGAGTTGCTCATCAATACCGGCGCAGAACCACAGGAACTGCCTGATTTTCCCTGCTTCACATTTATAATCGTATTTGTCCAAATCTTTTGGATCAGAAGTTTCAACTGCAGCCATTCTCACTCCCCTTGGTTTTCAAGTGTTTATTAACTGTTGCTAATACATTAATGAACCGAAGGCTCATTAGTTAATGCTTCATTGCTAAACTTAGCCTTTGATACTCGCATATTGATGAATCTTGGCTTCATTGATACTTTGCGAATGTTTCTTAGAGCTTTGTTCGACCTAGTTCTGTTTAATTTGTAAACAAATTCTCGCCATTCCAACAATATTTGCTTTGCCGCTTCGATTGGCTTTAAAGCCACTTTTGGCATATTTGGCGGTGTGAGCTTCCAATCAGCTTTAGCCACCTCGAAATATGTCTTACTACTACTGAATAATGTGCTGGTTTTAATTACCAATTGCGCACCAATAGGTACCGCTATCATCGCGGTGTTAACTGCAGGTGATTTGATCTTTACAGATTTCCATTGAGGATGACTTTTCGAACTAATAACGACCTTACATTTGCCTCGAATATGAACGTTGACCCAAGTGAGTTGCCGACCAAAGATCAGCTTAGGATGAGCAAGCTTTAATTCCACTAAAGGTTTAGTCTTATGAAATAACATTTACTGGTCACCTTTGGTATCTGCTTCACAATTGCCTTTAAGCTCAACCCTAATATTCATTTTCTGAGCTTCAGGATCTGGATCAGTTGTTAGTGGTTCAGAGCTACCAACACCTCTAACAATTAACTGCTCAGAGTTAATGTTTTCGTTATCCAATATCCATTCTGCAACAGCATTTGCTCGCTGCTTACTCAATCTCATGTTTCTGGCATAACCAGCGGGGTTTGGTATTCCGTTTTCAAACGTCTCCCCAGTTTGATCTGCATGACCAGTGATAATGAATTTTTTCGACTTGTCCTGCTCGGCCATCCAGGAGGCTAGTTGTTCAAGTTTTGTAATTGCCGTTTCTTTGATAACGAAACTGTTTCTTTCGAATAAGCCCAACTCACCCAGGTAAACACTGGTATTACAATCATCTAAAACATTTGGATTTGATTTTAAGTCGCCAGCAGTAACTTTCTTATTTGAGGCGTTTGACCCAGTTAAAGATTTGACTTTATTTTCACTATAATTTGCAGTCTGCTCTACGACAGTATTCTCAACCACTTTCTTAGTATTCATGAGCTGAGAAGCAACAGAATGTTTTTTATCACTATGGCTTGAACTTTCAGGATGACTAATGTCGCATTTGGGTTTTGTGCAACTCATAGTCAACATGACCGCCAATGCAAAGGCGATGGCTAATGCAGTTTTTGCAAAACAATCTCTAATGAATGCTGAAAGAATAAAACTGACGAGAATTATTGCTTCCCAAATTCCAAATGACGAAAGGTCATAACAAGCATGCTGCTTAGCATTTGAGAATGCCACCAATAAACTAAACAGCGATACTCCAATTAGAAAACTTCTGAATTTTTTCTTCTGTACTGCATCCCGTATGGTCAAACCTCGCTCCTGGACTATATCTCCAAGTATGCAAATTGCTTTGGTCGAGAAAAAGAAGAATAAGGCTTGTACAAGATGGCACCAGAAGAAATCCTTCCAGCCCCCATCAGACCTAAAGTAGAAGAAAAGATAAAAGGTCAGTATCGAAAGCAAAATGTTATTGCATAGCCAACACTCCTCAACGCGACTCCTCGCCAAAATATTGCGCACCCCCCCGCCTCCAGTTTTAAGGGTATCAGTCTCAAATTCATCTTTATCTGAACGGGGTGCTAATGGTGGAGTGGGGCCTTTACCTGATATTCCCGGGGTATTAGTCGAGGGTGCAGAACCATCTGTCAGTGTCTGCTCTTGCGGCACTGATGTTTGAGTCGCTGATGCAGCCGCAATTGCAGGGATATTTTGTATTTCTGGCGGAGAATTTACCGCGTTTTCAAACTCTTCTTCTTTAACCAAGCAAGCGCACAACGTACCTTTGATATGCCCAGCGATTTTATTTTGATCTAAAAATTCTTTTTCAGAAATTCGTTGCCAATCATAGATGACTAAATCGGCAAGATTTGCCGGCAAATAGTCTT is part of the Merismopedia glauca CCAP 1448/3 genome and encodes:
- a CDS encoding OmpA family protein, with the protein product MAIQSFRLVMRCKRCQWNLTAPQSICKKCGIAPAYIIKREIDSEISYICKTCNNSIIHSHVPQHCIQCGSLAYDWWDYDGSNWLAPNLTLKRDIKGIWLIGEFEGDFVGTLSNTGIPNVLAVKENYHRDYDIKIARGHLINYKFTDRRPNLPITADPKPIRQDFSNSILVKDLNSEDYLPANLADLVIYDWQRISEKEFLDQNKIAGHIKGTLCACLVKEEEFENAVNSPPEIQNIPAIAAASATQTSVPQEQTLTDGSAPSTNTPGISGKGPTPPLAPRSDKDEFETDTLKTGGGGVRNILARSRVEECWLCNNILLSILTFYLFFYFRSDGGWKDFFWCHLVQALFFFFSTKAICILGDIVQERGLTIRDAVQKKKFRSFLIGVSLFSLLVAFSNAKQHACYDLSSFGIWEAIILVSFILSAFIRDCFAKTALAIAFALAVMLTMSCTKPKCDISHPESSSHSDKKHSVASQLMNTKKVVENTVVEQTANYSENKVKSLTGSNASNKKVTAGDLKSNPNVLDDCNTSVYLGELGLFERNSFVIKETAITKLEQLASWMAEQDKSKKFIITGHADQTGETFENGIPNPAGYARNMRLSKQRANAVAEWILDNENINSEQLIVRGVGSSEPLTTDPDPEAQKMNIRVELKGNCEADTKGDQ